Proteins from one Streptomyces sp. NBC_00390 genomic window:
- a CDS encoding SpoIIE family protein phosphatase, translated as MPDEVALAIAQAEVAAIEAVGGFAGGVYMRSSTPGLLRLAVVAGLPTQLFRPWTRMHVNRPFPLSDVYRSGQPVFLGDAEESMRRYPQLMAGLPFPFGSLYVPIISEHEKFGVMAVLRPATPGVPIDKADRAQMIGTGKGLGAMLTAIGEKGSRVEWDGEAVAVTLPVRTAPPVQVGRFDWNIDTGAVRADEGLCAILGMDPAEFPGTVWALAERLAPEDAYGLWAIARQAAESDRPVSRRMRLNGPDGRPHVLEVSGRRVDPPAGAEGIRLTGLLVDLGTTPVVSQAADRLPQGVFTLDRLGRITYVNRNAEKLLGHARDELVGRVLWDALPWLGQAGHDDHYRAALMTRDPVRFQTRTPSGTWLSASLHSGREGLTVELEGQEPPAYTPESVIVPGLGLGSTADRAVALYRPVALAIALTEAVTARQVSAVVTEELLPAFGGRQLAIYLLNERHLYLAWETGFPRGFLDRFDGVSMEAQLPGVETLTSGRPIFFESMQRLADAYPGIPLDASVGARAFLPLIASGRPVGSCILGFDHPRGFSPEERTVLTALAGLIAQALERAQRYDSEAALARGLQNALLPHRLPVVEHFDTVGRYLPGTQGMEVGGDWYDVIETGRGLALVIGDVQGHGVAAAATMGQLRSAVRAFALSGFEPREVMSGTNRLLIDLDPGQFASCCYVTLDPGTGLAQAVRAGHLQPLLRHPDGRTEVLNLAGGVVLGVDGMASYPIAELQLEPGALLALYTDGLVEQPGADIDLGIERLRGALADMSTYTLAETADRLINEARQEVDRPDDIALLLGARWPRRDPGHE; from the coding sequence GTGCCCGATGAAGTGGCCCTTGCGATCGCGCAGGCCGAGGTGGCCGCGATCGAAGCCGTCGGGGGCTTCGCCGGCGGAGTGTACATGCGCTCCAGCACACCGGGGCTGCTGCGGCTGGCGGTGGTCGCCGGGCTCCCCACCCAGCTGTTCCGTCCCTGGACGCGTATGCATGTGAACCGCCCGTTCCCGTTGTCCGACGTGTACCGCTCGGGCCAGCCCGTGTTCCTCGGCGATGCCGAGGAGTCCATGCGCCGCTACCCGCAGCTGATGGCGGGTCTGCCCTTCCCCTTCGGGTCGCTGTACGTGCCGATCATCAGCGAGCACGAGAAGTTCGGTGTGATGGCCGTGCTGCGGCCTGCCACCCCCGGCGTGCCGATCGACAAGGCCGACCGTGCCCAGATGATCGGCACAGGGAAGGGGCTCGGCGCGATGCTGACTGCCATCGGCGAGAAGGGTTCCCGGGTCGAGTGGGACGGGGAGGCGGTGGCCGTCACACTGCCCGTGCGCACGGCGCCTCCGGTACAGGTCGGCCGCTTCGACTGGAACATCGACACCGGCGCCGTGCGCGCCGACGAGGGGCTGTGCGCGATTCTCGGCATGGACCCCGCCGAATTCCCCGGCACCGTCTGGGCCTTGGCGGAGCGCCTGGCACCCGAGGACGCGTACGGCCTCTGGGCGATCGCCCGGCAGGCGGCCGAGTCGGACCGGCCGGTGTCCCGCAGAATGCGTCTGAACGGGCCGGACGGGCGACCGCATGTGCTCGAGGTGTCCGGCCGCCGCGTCGACCCGCCCGCCGGGGCAGAGGGCATCCGGCTGACCGGGCTCCTGGTCGACCTCGGCACGACGCCCGTGGTCTCCCAGGCAGCGGACCGGCTTCCGCAGGGCGTCTTCACTCTCGACCGTCTCGGACGGATCACCTACGTCAACCGCAATGCCGAGAAACTGCTCGGGCATGCCCGCGACGAACTGGTCGGACGGGTGCTGTGGGACGCGCTGCCGTGGCTGGGCCAGGCCGGCCACGACGACCACTACCGGGCGGCGTTGATGACGAGGGACCCCGTGCGCTTCCAGACCAGGACGCCGAGCGGGACGTGGCTGTCGGCCTCCCTCCACTCGGGGCGTGAGGGACTCACCGTCGAGCTCGAAGGACAGGAACCGCCCGCGTACACCCCGGAGTCGGTCATCGTGCCCGGCCTCGGTCTCGGGTCCACGGCCGACCGGGCGGTGGCGCTGTACCGGCCGGTCGCCCTCGCCATCGCGCTCACCGAGGCAGTGACAGCACGTCAGGTCTCCGCCGTGGTCACGGAGGAGCTGCTGCCGGCGTTCGGCGGCCGCCAGCTCGCGATCTACCTCCTGAACGAGCGGCATCTCTATCTGGCGTGGGAGACCGGCTTCCCCCGCGGCTTCCTCGACCGCTTCGACGGCGTTTCCATGGAGGCCCAGCTGCCGGGCGTCGAGACGCTCACCAGCGGCCGGCCGATCTTCTTCGAGTCCATGCAGCGGCTCGCCGACGCGTATCCGGGCATCCCCCTGGACGCCAGCGTCGGTGCCCGGGCGTTCCTGCCGCTGATCGCCTCCGGCAGGCCGGTCGGTTCCTGCATCCTCGGCTTCGACCATCCCCGGGGCTTCAGCCCCGAGGAGCGCACGGTCCTCACCGCGCTCGCCGGACTCATCGCCCAGGCCCTGGAGCGGGCCCAGCGCTACGACAGCGAAGCCGCCCTCGCCCGCGGCCTGCAGAACGCGCTGCTGCCCCACCGGCTGCCCGTGGTCGAGCACTTCGACACCGTCGGACGGTATCTGCCCGGCACCCAGGGCATGGAGGTCGGCGGGGACTGGTACGACGTCATCGAGACCGGCCGCGGACTCGCCCTGGTCATCGGCGACGTACAGGGACACGGTGTCGCCGCCGCCGCCACCATGGGCCAACTGCGCAGCGCCGTCCGGGCGTTCGCGCTCAGCGGCTTCGAGCCGAGGGAAGTGATGAGCGGCACCAACCGGCTGCTCATCGACCTCGACCCGGGCCAGTTCGCGAGCTGCTGCTATGTCACCCTCGACCCCGGAACCGGCCTCGCCCAAGCGGTGCGGGCCGGTCATCTGCAGCCGCTGCTGCGCCATCCCGACGGCAGAACCGAGGTGCTGAACCTGGCCGGCGGCGTGGTCCTCGGCGTCGACGGAATGGCCAGCTACCCCATCGCCGAGCTGCAGCTCGAGCCAGGTGCGCTGCTCGCGCTGTACACCGACGGACTGGTCGAGCAACCGGGCGCCGACATCGATCTCGGCATCGAGCGGCTGCGCGGCGCCCTCGCGGACATGAGCACGTACACCCTCGCGGAGACGGCCGACCGCCTGATCAACGAGGCACGCCAGGAGGTCGACCGCCCCGACGACATCGCGCTGCTGCTCGGCGCCCGCTGGCCCCGCAGGGACCCCGGCCACGAGTGA